A genomic segment from Brevundimonas mediterranea encodes:
- the hemA gene encoding 5-aminolevulinate synthase, producing MFDYKAAFENSVEQVRSEGRYRVFADLKRVRGQFPQAVRRREDGSEQDVVIWCSNDYLGMGQHPVVLKAMQDEIDAVGAGAGGTRNISGTTRSAVDLEAELADWHQKEAALLFTSGYVGNEATLSTLQKILPGLITFSDALNHASMIAGIRQGGGERHIFKHNDLAHLEALLAAAPAGAPKLVAFESVYSMDGDIADLAGTIALARKYGAMTYLDEVHAVGLYGETGAGVAERDGVLDQIDIIECTLGKAIGVMGGYIAADAVIIDAVRSWASGFIFTTSLPPALTAGALASVRHLKTHPELREQHQERAATLKARFAAAGIPVMDSESHIVPVHVGDPVHCKMISDMLLDEYGVYVQPINYPTVPKGTERLRFTPSPNHTDEMMDHVVQAMDRLFAHCNVARRSVAA from the coding sequence GTGTTCGACTATAAGGCCGCCTTTGAAAACTCGGTGGAGCAGGTGCGCAGCGAAGGACGGTATCGCGTCTTCGCCGACCTGAAGCGCGTTCGCGGGCAATTCCCGCAGGCTGTGCGCCGCCGCGAGGACGGGTCCGAGCAGGACGTCGTCATCTGGTGCTCGAACGACTATCTGGGCATGGGCCAGCACCCGGTCGTGCTGAAGGCCATGCAGGACGAGATCGACGCCGTGGGCGCGGGCGCCGGCGGCACGCGCAATATCTCGGGCACGACGCGCTCGGCGGTGGATCTGGAGGCCGAGCTGGCCGACTGGCACCAGAAGGAGGCGGCGCTGCTGTTCACCTCGGGCTATGTCGGCAACGAGGCGACCCTGTCGACCCTGCAGAAGATCCTGCCCGGCCTCATCACCTTCTCAGACGCGCTGAACCACGCCTCGATGATCGCCGGCATCCGCCAGGGCGGCGGCGAACGGCACATCTTCAAGCATAACGACCTGGCCCATCTGGAGGCCCTGCTGGCCGCCGCTCCGGCCGGAGCGCCCAAGCTGGTCGCCTTCGAGAGCGTCTATTCGATGGACGGCGACATCGCCGACTTGGCCGGCACCATCGCCCTGGCCAGGAAATACGGCGCCATGACCTATCTGGACGAGGTCCATGCGGTGGGCCTGTATGGCGAAACCGGCGCCGGCGTGGCCGAGCGTGACGGCGTGCTGGACCAGATCGACATCATCGAATGCACCCTGGGCAAGGCCATCGGCGTCATGGGCGGCTATATCGCCGCCGACGCCGTGATCATCGACGCCGTGCGCAGCTGGGCCTCGGGCTTCATCTTCACCACCAGCCTGCCGCCCGCCCTGACGGCGGGGGCCCTGGCGTCAGTGCGGCACCTGAAGACCCATCCCGAACTGCGCGAACAGCATCAGGAACGGGCGGCGACGCTGAAGGCGCGGTTCGCCGCCGCCGGGATTCCGGTGATGGACAGCGAAAGCCATATCGTGCCGGTGCACGTCGGCGATCCGGTCCACTGCAAGATGATCTCGGACATGCTGCTGGACGAGTACGGCGTCTATGTTCAGCCGATCAACTATCCGACCGTGCCCAAGGGGACCGAGCGGCTGCGCTTTACGCCCTCGCCGAACCACACGGACGAGATGATGGACCATGTCGTCCAGGCGATGGACCGCCTGTTCGCCCACTGCAATGTGGCGCGCCGGTCGGTGGCGGCCTGA
- a CDS encoding DUF6898 family protein — protein MADDDLGEVIVETVRNGPYIKCSAIHVATGREVSAMGPVNEPKAVERVAIAKLRRALETGR, from the coding sequence GTGGCGGACGACGACCTCGGCGAGGTGATCGTCGAGACCGTGCGCAACGGCCCCTATATCAAATGCTCGGCCATCCATGTGGCCACCGGCCGCGAGGTCAGCGCCATGGGACCGGTCAACGAGCCCAAGGCCGTCGAGCGCGTAGCGATCGCGAAGTTGAGGCGGGCCTTAGAGACAGGTCGATAA